In one Vulgatibacter incomptus genomic region, the following are encoded:
- a CDS encoding SDR family oxidoreductase encodes MCLVVGDSLLVVDAAVQGDVDAEGQESHGLLRSRYATIGQGSGLLRIGDERVVARPARRSAKLSRSLATFQVREIWRSRSQCLTGVGERVVNGRFHARRLFSRHPSEYGVGPRHDLGDLLLEDGIPQTRPINDWMVVCRAPLTSTVRYLAWDLSPKGIRINSVAAGPLDTMAAKSIPGFELLEKRWVTQAPLGRNLRTRHPDVYPAAIALLSDWFPSTSGEMVHVDGSYHAIGASPIELREGGSDAES; translated from the coding sequence GTGTGTCTCGTCGTCGGCGATTCCCTCCTGGTGGTCGACGCAGCCGTCCAGGGTGACGTTGATGCTGAAGGTCAAGAGTCCCATGGTCTCCTCCGTTCGAGATACGCGACGATAGGGCAAGGTAGCGGTCTGCTGCGCATTGGCGACGAAAGGGTCGTTGCTCGACCGGCTCGAAGATCCGCAAAGCTATCGAGATCCTTGGCGACCTTCCAGGTTCGAGAAATCTGGCGTTCGCGGAGCCAGTGCCTGACGGGCGTGGGAGAACGTGTCGTTAACGGCCGCTTCCACGCCCGTCGTCTTTTCTCCAGACATCCCAGTGAGTACGGCGTCGGACCGCGCCATGATCTCGGCGATCTTCTGCTCGAGGATGGGATCCCTCAGACGCGCCCGATCAACGACTGGATGGTCGTCTGCAGGGCGCCGCTCACCTCCACCGTCCGCTACCTCGCCTGGGATCTGAGCCCGAAGGGGATCCGGATCAACTCGGTGGCCGCGGGCCCGCTGGACACGATGGCGGCCAAGAGCATTCCGGGCTTCGAGCTCCTCGAGAAGCGCTGGGTCACCCAGGCGCCACTGGGCCGGAACTTACGCACCAGGCATCCCGACGTGTACCCCGCCGCCATCGCGCTCCTCTCGGATTGGTTCCCCTCCACCAGCGGTGAGATGGTCCACGTCGACGGCAGCTACCACGCCATCGGCGCCTCGCCGATCGAGCTGCGTGAAGGCGGCTCGGACGCCGAATCCTAA
- a CDS encoding SRPBCC family protein, translating to MKNPTMVERKSERELVVTRTFNCPARIVFEAWTKPELFKRWWVPKSCGLNLVSCEMDVRVGGGYRLVFQIDASNSMPVFGKYIEVTPYSRLAWTNEEGGEGGAITTVTFEEREGKTLMVMSDLHPSKEALDAAGTGSADATVETFEQLDELLVTLGASA from the coding sequence ATGAAGAACCCCACGATGGTGGAACGGAAGTCCGAGCGTGAGCTCGTCGTCACGCGAACCTTCAACTGCCCGGCGCGCATCGTTTTCGAGGCGTGGACCAAGCCGGAGCTGTTCAAAAGGTGGTGGGTACCGAAGTCGTGTGGCCTAAACCTGGTTTCCTGCGAAATGGATGTTCGAGTCGGGGGCGGCTACCGCCTCGTTTTCCAGATCGATGCCTCGAATTCCATGCCGGTCTTCGGGAAGTACATCGAAGTGACGCCGTACTCGCGCCTCGCGTGGACCAACGAGGAAGGCGGTGAAGGCGGGGCCATCACCACGGTGACCTTCGAGGAAAGAGAAGGCAAGACGTTGATGGTCATGAGCGACCTCCATCCCTCGAAGGAGGCTCTCGACGCTGCCGGCACCGGGTCGGCCGATGCGACGGTCGAGACGTTCGAGCAGTTGGACGAGCTTCTCGTCACTCTGGGCGCAAGCGCGTGA
- a CDS encoding ArsR/SmtB family transcription factor — translation MARAATTSDVFNAIAEPQRREMLVLLRSGERPVTELAREMGMTQPRASKHLRVLREVGLVRDRKEGKQRVYGLDARGLRAIHEWTGGFERFWNESFGRLDAYVQDLKQARKRSHE, via the coding sequence ATGGCACGAGCAGCGACGACGTCGGACGTCTTCAACGCGATCGCCGAACCGCAGCGCCGGGAGATGCTGGTGCTCCTGCGGTCGGGTGAGCGGCCGGTGACCGAGCTGGCGCGGGAGATGGGGATGACCCAGCCGCGCGCGTCCAAACACCTGCGGGTTCTCCGAGAGGTCGGGCTGGTGCGGGACCGCAAGGAAGGCAAGCAGCGCGTGTACGGCCTAGACGCCCGAGGGTTGCGGGCGATCCACGAGTGGACCGGCGGGTTCGAGCGGTTCTGGAACGAGAGCTTCGGCCGGCTGGACGCCTACGTGCAGGACCTGAAGCAGGCCAGGAAGAGGAGTCACGAATGA
- a CDS encoding alpha/beta fold hydrolase gives MPHTSGDGGAMPVIQNSLRAFPRLAGTVADERTSGAAQKATAEEEVPLGIERRSADVDGVRIAYKIVGEGPPVVLLHGFAQTSHMWLPLMTKLAAEHTVIAPDLRGAGGSERTGGGYDKKTMGREVRNLVRQLGFNEPIALAGHDIGLMVAYSYAGQFPSEVERLVLMDAFLPGIGKWKDVWLAPATWHFHFHGEIPERLIEGRERIYLEHFWNDFAADPAHSLSEADRKLYAGAYARDGGMHATMQYFSEFVKDAKDNAALAVKTLPMPTLVMAGEKASGNFLIEQARLIAVNVIGVVVAGAGHWLMEEAPDQVIPRLASFLAGS, from the coding sequence ATGCCGCATACCTCGGGCGACGGGGGCGCGATGCCGGTGATCCAGAATTCCTTGCGCGCGTTTCCCCGGCTTGCAGGAACCGTCGCCGATGAGCGGACATCGGGTGCAGCGCAAAAGGCGACCGCTGAAGAAGAGGTCCCACTCGGCATCGAGCGACGCAGCGCCGATGTGGATGGCGTGCGGATCGCCTACAAGATCGTCGGCGAGGGACCGCCGGTTGTGCTCCTGCATGGCTTCGCGCAGACCAGCCACATGTGGCTTCCGCTCATGACGAAGCTTGCGGCGGAACATACCGTGATCGCTCCAGACCTCCGCGGAGCGGGTGGATCCGAGCGCACGGGCGGTGGCTATGACAAAAAGACGATGGGCCGCGAGGTACGAAATCTCGTCCGGCAGCTCGGGTTCAACGAACCGATTGCGCTCGCCGGCCACGACATTGGGCTGATGGTCGCCTACTCGTACGCCGGACAGTTCCCCTCCGAGGTCGAGCGGCTCGTGCTGATGGACGCGTTTCTTCCCGGAATCGGAAAATGGAAAGACGTCTGGCTCGCGCCGGCGACGTGGCATTTCCACTTTCACGGGGAAATTCCCGAACGTCTGATCGAGGGGCGGGAGCGCATATACCTCGAGCATTTCTGGAATGATTTCGCGGCGGATCCGGCCCATTCACTCTCGGAGGCCGATCGGAAGCTCTATGCGGGTGCGTATGCTCGCGACGGCGGAATGCACGCGACGATGCAGTACTTCAGCGAGTTCGTGAAGGATGCGAAGGACAACGCGGCGCTCGCTGTCAAAACACTTCCGATGCCGACCCTCGTCATGGCGGGCGAAAAAGCATCCGGCAATTTTCTCATCGAGCAGGCACGGCTCATCGCGGTGAACGTCATCGGAGTGGTGGTGGCCGGTGCCGGCCACTGGCTGATGGAGGAAGCGCCGGATCAGGTGATCCCGCGGCTCGCCTCGTTTCTCGCCGGCAGCTAG
- a CDS encoding biotin-dependent carboxyltransferase family protein produces the protein MSEQAGHLEIVSVSGLATVQDAGRLGFMDQGVPPGGALCTERLARANRAVGNAPGAAVIEAFGPLVVTARGGPLTLFANGSVVRMKADEEVRLGKPPGERIIHVAVAGGFDVPVHLGGRGTLLVARLGGLDGRALRRGDRLPIGAADRLAKAEVLPEPPHEGSIRVIVGPDHFSAEALEVLQRATFLVSPSSDRVGMRLDGPPIPRTGGDEGRSLPMVRGAIQVPASGAPIVLGPDHPTTGGYPVIATVIRADLGRIEGRPARTEVRFSVVTLEQSREAYRATSRLYFGC, from the coding sequence GTGTCTGAGCAGGCGGGTCATCTCGAGATCGTCTCCGTGAGCGGACTCGCGACCGTGCAGGACGCCGGCAGGCTCGGCTTCATGGATCAGGGGGTTCCGCCCGGCGGCGCGCTCTGCACCGAGCGGCTGGCCCGAGCCAATCGCGCCGTGGGGAACGCCCCCGGCGCCGCGGTGATCGAGGCGTTCGGCCCGCTCGTCGTCACGGCGAGGGGCGGACCGCTCACACTTTTCGCAAACGGCTCCGTCGTTCGAATGAAGGCGGACGAGGAGGTGCGCCTCGGTAAGCCTCCGGGAGAGCGGATCATCCACGTGGCGGTGGCCGGCGGCTTCGACGTCCCGGTGCACCTCGGCGGGCGAGGCACGCTCCTCGTCGCGCGCCTCGGCGGACTGGACGGTCGCGCCCTCCGTCGCGGCGATCGTCTCCCGATCGGCGCCGCCGATCGCCTCGCGAAGGCCGAGGTCCTCCCGGAGCCGCCTCACGAAGGATCGATTCGAGTGATCGTCGGACCGGATCACTTCTCCGCCGAGGCGCTCGAGGTCCTCCAGCGCGCAACCTTCCTGGTCTCGCCCTCGAGCGATCGGGTGGGCATGCGCCTCGACGGGCCGCCGATCCCGCGCACCGGAGGCGATGAAGGCCGTTCCCTCCCCATGGTGCGCGGCGCGATCCAGGTGCCGGCCTCGGGCGCCCCGATCGTATTGGGTCCCGACCACCCGACGACCGGCGGCTACCCTGTGATCGCGACGGTGATCCGCGCCGACCTGGGCCGGATCGAAGGACGACCTGCGCGGACGGAGGTGCGCTTCTCGGTGGTCACCTTGGAGCAGTCGCGGGAGGCCTATCGTGCGACATCACGCCTCTACTTCGGGTGCTAG
- a CDS encoding ArsR/SmtB family transcription factor: MVQHWSDRLDASFAALSDATRRGVLDQLGRADASISDLAEKFHMTLTGMKKHVGVLEQAGLVTTEKVGRVRTCRLGPRRLEEETAWIERYRKLWASRFDELDNVLEELTRKERVDGRKNGK, translated from the coding sequence ATGGTTCAGCATTGGAGTGACCGCCTCGATGCCTCGTTCGCCGCGCTCTCGGACGCGACCCGGCGCGGCGTTCTCGACCAGCTCGGACGTGCAGACGCTTCGATCTCGGACCTTGCCGAGAAGTTCCACATGACCCTCACGGGCATGAAGAAGCACGTCGGCGTTCTGGAGCAGGCCGGGCTCGTGACCACGGAGAAGGTCGGGCGCGTGCGGACTTGCAGGCTCGGCCCCCGCCGACTCGAGGAAGAGACGGCATGGATCGAGAGGTACCGCAAGCTCTGGGCCTCACGTTTCGACGAGTTGGACAACGTTCTCGAGGAACTGACACGGAAGGAGAGAGTCGATGGACGCAAGAATGGAAAATGA
- a CDS encoding LamB/YcsF family protein encodes MDGTKGSGARVDGGRVPFLNIDLGELPEEPIELYEYAQLANIACGGHAGDAASMNRALRRCMRSRVRAGAHPSYPDREHFGRRSQAVTPAALRSEVRTQCEGLAVVARDLGIVIEAVKPHGALYHDANRDSELAAALIAGAVDVLGGITILGPPGGALASSALAAGLAFAREGFADRGMLPSGELVPRDQPHALVGDPALAAAQAVRLAALGRYDTLCVHGDSPGSVAIARAVREALDAWASATP; translated from the coding sequence GTGGACGGGACCAAGGGCAGCGGAGCGAGGGTCGACGGCGGTCGAGTTCCCTTCCTCAACATCGACCTCGGCGAGCTCCCCGAGGAGCCGATCGAGCTCTACGAGTACGCGCAGCTCGCCAACATCGCCTGCGGTGGACATGCCGGCGACGCAGCGTCGATGAATCGCGCGCTGCGGCGATGCATGCGCTCGAGAGTTCGCGCGGGCGCGCATCCCTCATACCCGGACCGCGAGCACTTCGGACGGCGCAGCCAGGCCGTCACGCCTGCAGCCCTGCGCTCGGAGGTCCGCACACAGTGTGAGGGCCTCGCGGTCGTCGCCCGCGACCTCGGGATCGTGATCGAGGCGGTGAAGCCCCACGGCGCGCTCTACCACGATGCAAACCGGGACTCCGAGCTGGCGGCCGCGTTGATCGCCGGCGCCGTGGACGTCCTCGGCGGGATCACGATCCTCGGCCCTCCAGGTGGTGCGCTCGCCTCGTCGGCTTTGGCGGCAGGGCTCGCCTTCGCACGAGAGGGATTCGCCGATCGAGGGATGCTGCCGAGCGGCGAGCTCGTCCCGCGCGACCAACCGCACGCCCTCGTCGGCGATCCCGCGCTCGCCGCCGCACAGGCGGTTCGACTCGCGGCGCTCGGACGATACGACACGCTCTGTGTCCACGGCGACTCGCCCGGCTCCGTCGCGATCGCGCGGGCCGTGCGGGAGGCGCTCGATGCATGGGCGAGCGCCACGCCATGA
- a CDS encoding HutD family protein: MELLTTPARVIPAADYRRERWRNGLGWTREILRVPEQGDWLLRLSIAEIEQDAAFSAFPGIERELVLLHGAGLRLRFTDGRCVTLLPPYQRLRFAGEDELTGAPVDGTSRDFNLMWRRADLHAELLHRSLAGSMTFGSEPQVAWAIYLLTGQIAFEDAAMPAMQAGDTAWLGACEHRRHLLHGSGELLAIRITPAGTGG; the protein is encoded by the coding sequence ATGGAACTCCTGACGACCCCCGCGCGTGTCATCCCTGCCGCCGACTACCGACGCGAGCGGTGGCGCAATGGCCTGGGCTGGACCCGCGAGATCCTGCGCGTGCCCGAGCAGGGCGACTGGCTGCTGCGACTGTCCATCGCCGAGATCGAGCAAGACGCGGCGTTCTCCGCCTTTCCCGGCATCGAGCGCGAGCTGGTGCTGCTGCACGGAGCGGGTCTGCGCCTGCGATTTACGGACGGCCGCTGCGTGACCCTGCTGCCGCCCTACCAGCGGCTACGTTTCGCCGGCGAGGACGAGCTGACCGGCGCGCCGGTCGATGGCACGAGCCGGGACTTCAACCTGATGTGGCGGCGCGCGGACCTGCACGCGGAGCTGCTGCACCGATCGCTCGCCGGCAGCATGACGTTCGGCAGCGAACCGCAGGTGGCTTGGGCAATCTATCTTCTGACCGGGCAAATCGCGTTCGAGGATGCGGCGATGCCGGCGATGCAGGCCGGCGACACCGCCTGGCTCGGCGCCTGCGAGCATCGCCGTCATCTCCTCCACGGAAGCGGGGAACTTCTGGCGATCCGGATCACGCCGGCCGGCACCGGCGGCTGA
- a CDS encoding FAD-dependent monooxygenase, translating to MIEQAAAHFDGAFISAASLLAFEVMRSQPMRGGKAIIVGGSVGGLFIGVLLQREGWSIDIYERSPSGLEGKGAGLVPQQEVADILREIDRGDVMRAGVSAHERIFLDRNGDISGRLKAPQSQMSWDLLFKAWRDEVLSQSYHLGSGVASITTAQSHAEVHLSDGSIHRAELVIGADGIGSVVRAMVAPGSKPRYAGYAAFRGLSPERELSKQSADVVSDRFTFYDLPDTQFLGYTVAGADGSTKPGARRYNWVWYRQLTPDQFAQALEANDGERRAFSAARGTLSTSTQEELRAAARANLPTVLSEIVTREKCPFLQGIFDFEAPVMYRGRVVLLGDAAFVVRPHTAMGVAKAAADAMELRDALVEEASIDAALYRYSAKRMIAGSLIVRYGQRLGERLQMHAPDRAPELYGEE from the coding sequence GTGATCGAGCAGGCCGCTGCCCACTTCGATGGAGCCTTCATTTCGGCGGCGAGCCTGCTCGCCTTCGAAGTGATGCGGAGTCAGCCGATGCGTGGGGGAAAGGCAATTATTGTTGGTGGCTCCGTGGGAGGACTGTTCATCGGAGTGTTGTTGCAACGGGAAGGATGGAGCATTGACATCTATGAACGCTCCCCGTCTGGGCTGGAGGGCAAAGGGGCGGGTCTTGTACCGCAGCAGGAAGTGGCAGATATTCTTCGAGAAATTGATCGTGGGGATGTGATGCGGGCAGGAGTCTCCGCACACGAGCGGATCTTTCTTGACCGTAACGGAGATATCAGCGGACGTCTGAAAGCACCACAGTCACAGATGTCATGGGATCTTCTCTTCAAGGCGTGGCGCGATGAGGTCCTGTCGCAGAGCTATCATTTGGGGAGCGGAGTTGCTTCCATCACGACGGCTCAAAGCCACGCTGAGGTTCACCTTTCCGATGGATCCATCCACCGGGCAGAACTTGTCATCGGGGCGGATGGAATCGGTTCTGTCGTACGTGCCATGGTCGCACCGGGCTCCAAGCCGAGGTACGCAGGCTACGCAGCCTTCCGAGGCCTTTCACCTGAGCGGGAATTGTCGAAGCAGAGCGCAGACGTCGTCTCGGACCGATTTACGTTCTATGATCTGCCCGACACCCAGTTCCTTGGCTACACCGTCGCTGGAGCAGACGGAAGCACGAAGCCGGGAGCGCGCCGCTACAACTGGGTCTGGTACCGGCAACTCACTCCCGATCAGTTTGCGCAGGCACTGGAGGCAAACGACGGCGAACGCCGCGCTTTCTCGGCTGCCCGGGGCACTCTCTCCACAAGCACACAAGAGGAGCTACGCGCTGCCGCCCGCGCAAATCTGCCGACTGTTCTTAGCGAGATCGTGACCAGAGAGAAGTGCCCGTTTCTCCAGGGAATCTTCGATTTCGAAGCTCCGGTGATGTATCGCGGCCGCGTCGTTCTCCTCGGAGACGCAGCGTTCGTAGTTCGACCTCATACTGCGATGGGGGTCGCAAAGGCAGCGGCCGACGCCATGGAGTTGCGCGACGCGCTAGTAGAGGAGGCGTCTATTGATGCTGCACTCTATCGCTATAGCGCCAAGCGGATGATCGCGGGCTCCCTGATTGTCCGCTACGGACAGCGACTCGGCGAGCGCTTACAAATGCACGCACCGGATCGCGCTCCTGAATTGTACGGCGAGGAATGA
- a CDS encoding dihydrofolate reductase family protein — translation MAGKVFFSVSMSLDGFIAPESPEDLMGQQWMELHQWLFPQRYLRERLKLGEGGEEGRDNDIVRETFERTGASVMGKRMFDAGEHAWPEEAPFHTPVFVLTHEKRDPWERPGGTTFHFVNDGIESALGQAREAAGDRDVRIAGGGATIVEYVNAGLIDEFSIALSPVLFGSGIRLFEGVDAGRVALVPVHSEPSPRVTHLTYAVRKR, via the coding sequence ATGGCCGGTAAGGTGTTCTTCAGTGTCTCGATGTCGCTGGACGGGTTCATCGCGCCCGAGTCCCCCGAGGACTTGATGGGGCAGCAGTGGATGGAGCTCCATCAGTGGCTCTTCCCGCAGCGGTACCTCCGGGAGAGGCTGAAGCTCGGTGAGGGCGGCGAGGAGGGTCGCGACAACGACATCGTGCGGGAGACGTTCGAGCGCACCGGCGCGAGCGTCATGGGCAAGCGCATGTTCGACGCCGGCGAGCACGCGTGGCCGGAGGAGGCGCCGTTCCACACGCCGGTCTTCGTGTTGACGCACGAGAAGCGTGATCCCTGGGAGCGGCCGGGCGGCACCACCTTCCACTTCGTCAACGACGGCATCGAGTCCGCGCTCGGCCAGGCCCGCGAGGCCGCCGGCGACCGCGACGTCCGCATCGCCGGCGGCGGCGCGACGATCGTGGAGTACGTGAACGCCGGCCTGATCGACGAGTTCTCGATCGCACTGTCGCCCGTGCTCTTCGGCTCCGGAATCCGCCTGTTCGAGGGCGTGGACGCGGGTCGCGTGGCCCTGGTGCCGGTCCACTCGGAACCCTCCCCGAGGGTGACGCACCTGACCTACGCCGTCCGGAAGCGGTAG
- a CDS encoding SRPBCC family protein, which yields MSATGRGAPAQSATADREIVISRIIDAPRELVFEAFTEVRHLSRWWGPEGFTTTTQSFEFRVGAEWIFVMHGPDGTDYSEWITWTEIVPPERIALLHGEFRDDPNAFVSVLTLEPDGAATRIEMRTVFPTKELRDVAVEKYHAIEGGQQTLNNLAAYVTEGVRKGGEG from the coding sequence ATGAGCGCGACAGGAAGAGGAGCGCCGGCGCAGTCCGCGACGGCCGACCGCGAGATCGTCATCTCCCGGATCATCGACGCCCCACGAGAGCTGGTGTTCGAGGCGTTCACCGAGGTCCGGCACCTGTCGCGGTGGTGGGGGCCGGAGGGGTTCACCACGACCACGCAGTCCTTCGAGTTCCGGGTCGGCGCAGAGTGGATCTTCGTGATGCACGGTCCCGACGGGACGGACTACAGCGAATGGATCACCTGGACCGAGATCGTTCCTCCGGAGCGGATCGCGCTGCTCCACGGTGAGTTCCGCGACGACCCGAACGCCTTCGTGTCCGTCTTGACGCTCGAGCCCGACGGCGCGGCGACCCGGATCGAGATGCGCACGGTGTTCCCCACCAAGGAGCTGCGCGACGTGGCGGTCGAGAAATACCACGCGATCGAGGGCGGCCAGCAGACCCTGAACAACCTCGCTGCCTATGTCACCGAAGGCGTTCGGAAGGGAGGAGAGGGCTGA
- a CDS encoding dihydrofolate reductase family protein — MGLLTFSINVTLDGCVDHQEGIADDETHAFFTSLMDESGAMLWGRVTYEMMESYWPAVARGDEEAPPAMREWAVKLEAKPKYVVSSTRKDFPWTNSHHIAGDLRTGVQKLKDATPAGVLLGSGKLATELDRLDLIDEYKFLVHPRIAGHGPTLYQSGLPSTRRLELVSAMPLHSGAVAMHYRRAR; from the coding sequence ATGGGACTCTTGACCTTCAGCATCAACGTCACCCTGGACGGCTGCGTCGACCACCAGGAGGGAATCGCCGACGACGAGACACACGCCTTCTTCACCAGCCTCATGGACGAAAGCGGGGCGATGCTGTGGGGCCGCGTCACCTACGAGATGATGGAGAGCTACTGGCCGGCGGTCGCCCGCGGCGACGAGGAGGCGCCGCCGGCGATGCGCGAGTGGGCGGTGAAGCTGGAGGCCAAGCCGAAGTACGTGGTGTCGTCGACGCGAAAGGACTTCCCGTGGACCAACAGCCACCACATCGCCGGCGACCTGCGCACGGGCGTGCAGAAGCTCAAGGACGCGACCCCGGCCGGCGTGCTCCTCGGTAGCGGCAAGCTCGCGACCGAGCTGGACCGGCTAGATCTGATCGACGAGTACAAGTTCCTCGTCCACCCCAGGATCGCCGGCCACGGCCCGACCCTGTACCAGAGCGGGCTGCCCAGCACGCGACGGCTCGAGCTGGTCTCGGCGATGCCGCTCCACAGCGGCGCGGTCGCCATGCACTACCGGCGCGCGCGCTGA
- a CDS encoding alpha/beta fold hydrolase: MSTFTASDGTRIFYKDWGSGRPIVLSHGWPLSSDAWDAQIVFLLERGFRVVAHDRRGHGRSDQPSEGNDMDTWADDLAELVDELDLRDIVIVGHSTGGGEVTRYIGRHGTSRVARAVLLGAIPPLMLKTDANPGGLPMSAFDKIREGMRRNRSQYFKDLAVPFYGYNRKGAQISQGTIDQFWRLGMQAGMKAAYECVAQFSETDFTEDLKRFDFPTLIAHGDADQIVPIGAAALRSSKIVEGATLKVYPGAPHGLATTMADEFNDDLLAFIEDRPVARAEAGTEAPPLH, translated from the coding sequence ATGAGCACGTTTACCGCCAGCGACGGCACGCGAATCTTCTACAAGGACTGGGGATCGGGACGACCGATCGTCTTGAGCCACGGCTGGCCGCTCAGCTCGGACGCATGGGACGCCCAGATAGTCTTCCTCCTCGAGCGCGGGTTCCGCGTGGTGGCCCACGATCGCCGGGGCCACGGTCGGTCCGACCAGCCCTCGGAAGGCAACGACATGGACACCTGGGCCGACGATCTCGCCGAGCTCGTCGACGAACTCGACCTCCGCGACATCGTCATCGTCGGCCACTCCACCGGCGGCGGCGAGGTGACGCGCTACATCGGCCGCCACGGAACATCGCGAGTGGCGCGGGCGGTGCTCCTCGGTGCGATTCCGCCGCTCATGCTCAAGACGGATGCGAATCCCGGTGGCCTTCCGATGAGCGCGTTCGACAAAATACGCGAGGGAATGCGCCGAAACCGCTCCCAGTACTTCAAGGACCTCGCGGTTCCCTTCTACGGCTACAACCGGAAGGGAGCCCAGATCTCGCAGGGCACCATCGATCAATTCTGGCGGCTCGGCATGCAGGCCGGCATGAAAGCAGCCTACGAGTGCGTCGCACAGTTCTCGGAGACCGATTTCACCGAGGACCTCAAGCGATTTGATTTTCCGACGCTCATCGCCCACGGTGACGCCGACCAGATCGTGCCGATCGGCGCGGCAGCGCTCCGTTCCTCGAAGATCGTCGAGGGGGCGACACTGAAGGTCTACCCGGGCGCTCCACATGGCCTCGCCACCACGATGGCCGACGAGTTCAACGACGATCTGCTCGCGTTCATCGAGGACCGTCCCGTGGCACGTGCGGAAGCTGGGACCGAGGCACCACCACTGCACTGA
- a CDS encoding 5-oxoprolinase subunit B family protein, with translation MTNVTPFGDGAFRVALPERVEPRIALESLRKVPGVVDVVVSETHACVTFDPRGPIPDLSTALDVAARPMAREPGRLEIVQIRYDGPDLDAVATFAGLSVEEAIALHLSRTYEVRAVGFLPGFAYLGDTDPRIAAPRLPNPRPRVPARSVGIAGDRTGIYPFASPGGWQLVGTAIDFEPFDPDSGARLRLGDRVRFVRV, from the coding sequence ATGACGAACGTCACGCCATTCGGAGACGGAGCGTTTCGGGTCGCGCTTCCCGAACGTGTGGAGCCGCGCATTGCGCTCGAGTCTTTGCGCAAGGTCCCAGGCGTCGTCGACGTCGTGGTGAGCGAGACCCACGCCTGTGTGACCTTCGATCCCCGTGGCCCGATCCCCGACCTTTCGACCGCGCTGGATGTGGCGGCACGGCCGATGGCCCGAGAGCCGGGGAGGCTGGAGATCGTGCAGATCCGCTACGACGGTCCTGACCTGGACGCGGTCGCCACTTTCGCGGGCCTCTCGGTCGAGGAGGCGATCGCGCTCCACCTGTCCCGCACCTACGAGGTGCGGGCGGTGGGCTTCCTCCCCGGCTTTGCATACCTGGGCGACACGGATCCGAGGATCGCGGCACCGCGGCTGCCGAACCCCCGCCCGCGCGTCCCCGCCCGTTCCGTCGGGATCGCGGGCGATCGCACCGGGATCTACCCGTTCGCCTCGCCCGGCGGCTGGCAGCTCGTCGGCACCGCGATCGACTTCGAACCCTTCGACCCCGACTCGGGAGCGCGGCTCCGACTCGGAGATCGGGTCCGGTTCGTCCGTGTCTGA